A stretch of the Elusimicrobiota bacterium genome encodes the following:
- a CDS encoding metallophosphoesterase, translating to MRRRAAAAALSLLLILSGNAWAGAKDYTRLVVLSDPHLPGRLIPEKNKVLDTVNGWDDVDAVVLTGDITADRGTKEEYAFAKEFFSKLKKPLFPITGNHDYIYDTGPDGKTRKAAPAVRQAKLKLFQDTFGLPALHYEKRFGRYLCLFICDDDLESGYLAQMSSATVAWLTGELRASPDAPTIVFFHAPLQGTIQSRNEISNHPSFFAQPADGLRGLLRNNPQVFMWVSGHTHIGATNASFADRKINLYDGRIAEIHNSDMDGRSYLSENDVTTTTHDTIWTNSLFLYPDRVVVKTYDHKQGKWLDRLTRELRPTVGKKKP from the coding sequence ATGAGACGACGCGCAGCCGCGGCCGCCCTGTCTTTGCTGCTCATCCTGTCGGGAAACGCCTGGGCCGGCGCCAAGGATTACACCCGCCTGGTCGTCTTGTCGGATCCGCACCTGCCCGGACGGCTCATCCCGGAGAAGAACAAGGTCCTGGACACGGTCAACGGCTGGGACGACGTGGACGCGGTCGTCCTCACCGGAGACATCACCGCGGACCGAGGGACCAAGGAAGAGTACGCCTTCGCCAAGGAGTTCTTCTCCAAGCTCAAGAAGCCCCTGTTCCCGATCACAGGCAATCACGACTACATCTATGACACGGGGCCGGACGGCAAGACCCGCAAGGCCGCGCCCGCCGTGAGGCAGGCCAAGCTCAAGCTCTTCCAGGACACCTTCGGCCTGCCCGCCCTGCATTATGAGAAGAGGTTCGGCCGCTACCTCTGCCTGTTCATCTGCGATGACGACCTCGAATCCGGCTATCTGGCCCAGATGTCGAGCGCCACAGTGGCCTGGCTTACGGGCGAGTTGCGCGCCAGCCCGGACGCGCCGACCATCGTCTTCTTCCACGCTCCCCTCCAGGGGACGATCCAGAGCCGCAACGAGATATCCAACCACCCCAGCTTCTTCGCCCAGCCCGCGGACGGACTGCGCGGACTGCTCCGGAACAACCCCCAGGTCTTCATGTGGGTCTCCGGCCACACCCACATCGGCGCGACCAACGCGAGTTTCGCGGACCGGAAGATCAACCTCTACGACGGCCGCATCGCCGAGATCCACAACAGCGACATGGACGGCCGCAGCTACCTGTCGGAGAATGACGTCACCACGACCACGCACGACACCATCTGGACCAACTCCCTGTTCCTTTATCCGGACCGGGTGGTGGTCAAGACCTACGACCACAAGCAAGGGAAGTGGCTCGACAGACTGACCCGGGAGCTCCGCCCCACCGTCGGCAAGAAAAAGCCCTAA
- a CDS encoding lytic murein transglycosylase encodes MSTFRKLAVLALAVCSVPAGAAPRLSESEARFAAAELSAPRYGALFEEPSADDLLRDHAHGVAELIRRRLSAGGVLTEELLSEAKHLQRERYSLLEPKDRALVDAALSLRLGGFSVTGPGRILTVAAPGAISPALLAQEDFPTFLEGLRSEAAKDGVPQAVLAEALTGLTVDPKVLAAESSQPEHTITFEQYLTAVVSEKRVAGGKAMLAQHAALLDKVSSAYGLAAQFIVAIWGMESNYGPNQGDMNVVRSLATLAYAGKRPSFFRKELMAALHILADERMSSKDLKGSWAGALGQPQFMPSTFRKLAVDFDGDGRRDIWKSAADVTASMANYLAKAGWDKSAGWGAEVTLPAEFDQASASLSVVKSVADWQAAGARPMPGAVLPAGTLSASVIRPSGPGGRAFLVLPNFRVVMRYNSSTYYATAGGLLADRVQAH; translated from the coding sequence ATGTCGACCTTTCGCAAGCTGGCGGTCCTGGCGCTGGCGGTCTGCTCAGTGCCGGCAGGCGCGGCGCCCCGGTTGAGCGAGAGCGAGGCCCGCTTCGCCGCGGCCGAACTCTCCGCCCCGCGTTACGGGGCCCTGTTCGAGGAGCCTTCCGCCGATGACCTGCTGCGCGACCACGCCCACGGGGTCGCCGAGCTGATCCGGCGGAGGCTCTCCGCGGGCGGCGTCCTCACCGAGGAGCTGCTGTCCGAGGCCAAGCACCTGCAGCGCGAGCGCTACTCCTTGCTGGAGCCTAAGGACCGCGCCTTGGTCGATGCCGCTCTTTCCCTGCGCCTGGGGGGCTTCTCCGTGACCGGCCCGGGCCGGATCCTGACGGTCGCGGCTCCGGGGGCGATTTCGCCCGCGCTCCTGGCTCAGGAGGACTTCCCGACTTTCCTGGAGGGGCTGCGCTCCGAGGCGGCCAAGGACGGCGTGCCGCAGGCTGTCCTGGCCGAGGCCTTGACCGGACTCACCGTGGACCCCAAGGTCCTGGCCGCGGAGAGTTCCCAGCCCGAGCATACCATCACGTTCGAGCAGTACCTCACGGCTGTGGTGTCGGAGAAGCGCGTGGCGGGCGGCAAGGCGATGCTGGCCCAGCACGCCGCGCTGCTCGACAAGGTCTCCTCGGCTTACGGGCTCGCGGCTCAGTTCATCGTGGCCATCTGGGGCATGGAGTCCAACTACGGCCCGAACCAGGGCGACATGAACGTGGTCCGCTCCTTGGCCACGCTGGCCTACGCGGGCAAGCGGCCGAGCTTCTTCCGCAAGGAGCTCATGGCGGCCCTGCACATCCTGGCCGACGAGCGCATGTCCTCCAAGGACCTCAAGGGCTCATGGGCCGGGGCCTTGGGCCAGCCTCAGTTCATGCCCTCGACCTTCCGCAAGCTGGCCGTGGACTTCGACGGCGACGGCCGGCGCGACATCTGGAAGAGCGCGGCGGACGTGACGGCTTCCATGGCGAACTATCTGGCCAAGGCGGGCTGGGACAAGTCCGCGGGCTGGGGGGCCGAGGTGACGCTGCCCGCGGAGTTCGACCAGGCTTCAGCGAGCTTGTCGGTCGTGAAGTCCGTGGCGGACTGGCAGGCCGCGGGCGCGCGGCCGATGCCTGGCGCGGTGTTGCCGGCCGGGACGCTTTCCGCCTCGGTCATCCGGCCCAGCGGACCGGGCGGCCGGGCTTTCCTGGTCCTGCCGAATTTCCGGGTCGTGATGCGCTACAACAGCTCCACCTACTATGCCACGGCGGGCGGCCTGCTCGCCGACCGTGTCCAGGCGCACTGA
- a CDS encoding DUF1016 domain-containing protein: protein MLIQKIESDLYHRQGKAVNNFKATLPPPQSDLAEQAVKDPYVFDLMAMAEGLRERELEAGLIDQIQSFLIELGVGFAFVGRQVRLEVGDKEYYIDLLFYHLRLRCYIVVELKTGEFKPEYAGKMNFYLTAVDERLRHADDKPSIGLILCKAKHRLTAEYALRGISTPIGVADWKAPALPEPLRRSLPSVAQLEAELGVGGHNT, encoded by the coding sequence GTGCTCATACAGAAGATCGAATCCGACCTCTATCACCGCCAAGGCAAGGCCGTCAACAACTTCAAAGCCACCCTCCCGCCGCCCCAGTCCGACCTCGCCGAGCAGGCCGTCAAGGACCCCTACGTCTTCGATCTCATGGCCATGGCGGAGGGCTTGCGCGAGCGCGAACTCGAAGCCGGCCTCATCGACCAGATCCAGAGCTTCCTCATCGAACTCGGAGTCGGCTTCGCCTTCGTGGGCCGCCAGGTGCGCCTGGAGGTCGGCGACAAGGAATACTACATCGACCTGCTCTTCTACCACCTACGCCTGCGCTGCTATATCGTCGTCGAGCTCAAGACCGGTGAGTTCAAGCCCGAATACGCGGGCAAGATGAACTTCTACCTCACCGCCGTAGACGAGCGCCTGCGCCACGCCGACGACAAGCCCTCCATAGGCCTCATCTTGTGCAAGGCCAAGCACCGCCTCACCGCGGAATACGCCTTGCGCGGCATATCCACGCCCATCGGCGTGGCGGACTGGAAGGCCCCGGCCCTGCCCGAGCCGCTGCGCCGGTCCTTGCCCAGCGTCGCCCAGTTAGAGGCTGAGCTGGGAGTTGGGGGACACAATACTTAA
- a CDS encoding helix-turn-helix domain-containing protein: protein MPSPKKARTVFSPESGALLLTAEESARYLHYHPVSIRRLVGKGHLRPSYRVGRALLFLREELDRFKRTSAAASMKGDAKPVPALAAAAPLPEGLRAVVVVRVQGRETVFSRPQAFRWDDVPAIRAEVRSKHGDASFFIAIAAPDGSGFELSFHSEQRRLPHHQALSSQRQGLRP from the coding sequence ATGCCGAGCCCGAAGAAGGCCCGCACCGTGTTCTCCCCGGAGAGCGGGGCGCTGCTGCTGACCGCCGAGGAGTCGGCGAGATACCTCCACTATCATCCGGTCTCGATCCGGCGCCTGGTCGGCAAGGGCCACCTGCGTCCCTCTTATCGGGTCGGGCGCGCGCTGCTCTTCCTGCGTGAAGAGCTCGATCGGTTCAAGCGCACGAGCGCCGCGGCCTCCATGAAGGGGGATGCCAAGCCCGTCCCCGCGCTCGCCGCGGCGGCTCCCCTGCCGGAAGGGCTGCGCGCGGTCGTGGTCGTGCGCGTCCAGGGCCGGGAGACGGTCTTCAGCCGGCCGCAAGCCTTCCGTTGGGACGACGTGCCCGCCATCCGCGCCGAAGTCCGCTCGAAACACGGCGACGCGTCCTTCTTCATCGCCATCGCGGCGCCTGACGGCAGCGGCTTCGAGCTGAGCTTCCATTCGGAGCAGCGCAGGCTGCCCCACCACCAAGCGCTGAGCAGCCAACGGCAGGGGCTGCGGCCGTAA
- a CDS encoding ORF6N domain-containing protein has product MTGLRAGSVESRVFSIRGRRVMLDRDLAVLYGVTTEELNQAVRRNSKRFPEDFMFRLTPPERDSLERGRQPKYGPCAFTGPGVVMLSAVLDSERAIQVSIAVVRMVVGKCRDEVFARLPPEVEAVFQVFRSLILPLAGRCGRN; this is encoded by the coding sequence ATGACAGGACTCAGAGCCGGTTCCGTCGAGAGCCGCGTATTCTCCATCCGAGGCCGAAGGGTCATGCTGGATCGCGACCTGGCGGTCCTCTATGGCGTCACGACCGAAGAGCTGAATCAGGCCGTAAGGCGCAACTCCAAACGTTTCCCAGAGGACTTCATGTTCAGGCTGACGCCGCCGGAGCGGGATTCCCTGGAGCGCGGCCGGCAGCCCAAGTACGGCCCCTGCGCCTTCACCGGGCCTGGAGTGGTCATGCTTTCCGCGGTCCTCGACAGCGAGCGGGCCATCCAGGTCAGCATCGCCGTCGTGCGCATGGTCGTCGGAAAGTGCCGCGATGAAGTCTTCGCGCGCCTCCCGCCTGAGGTTGAAGCGGTCTTCCAGGTGTTCCGAAGCCTCATTTTGCCTTTGGCGGGGCGCTGCGGCCGGAACTAG
- a CDS encoding S46 family peptidase, with translation MKKLLLAVLAISLAGAARADEGMWTLDNLPLKQLQERYQFAPTPGWLAKARLASVRFNDGGSGAFVSPHGLVITNHHVALGQLQKMSTAQKDYAKEGFLARRPAEEQLCPDLELNVLFSTQDVTARVLAAIDAKASDAVQNTQRKAEMSRIEKESFDQTKLRSDVVELYNGGQYQLYRYKKYTDVRLVMAAEVQAAFYGGDYDNFVFPRHDLDMAFFRVYEDGKPAESPAYFKWSRSGAKDGELVFVSGHPGSTDRLLTVKQLEYQRDYDLPTLLKKFALRRAALNEYSARGPEPARRARNKIFGVENAAKAYTGELAGLQDQKLMAVKKGAEESLRAAAASRPELAFAAQSWERLAAVKDKLVARFKDLQYRGAADSKLAGIAERIVRYVAEVDKPNDQRYQEFRDSNLDSLRFQLFSPAPVYADLDEALLAMDLRESLDQLGAEHPYVKAALAGKDPQTRAQELVSGTGLADPELRKKLVAGGRKAVAASKDPLIVWARTLDPLYRELRKWREDEVESVEALEGNKLAKARFAILGTSTYPDATFTLRLSYGKVAGYGEGTTRVPYKTTFHGLYDRAASFDNAPPFDLSPLEAERKADVDLSAPLDFVTTNDIIGGNSGSPVFNRDGEYVGLIFDSNIPGLVGRYVYSDERARAVAVHSSGIIEGLRKVYRMDSLADELTAH, from the coding sequence ATGAAGAAGCTTCTGCTGGCTGTCCTTGCAATCTCTTTGGCCGGAGCCGCCCGCGCCGACGAGGGCATGTGGACCTTGGACAACCTCCCGCTCAAGCAGCTCCAGGAGCGCTACCAGTTCGCCCCGACTCCGGGCTGGCTCGCCAAGGCGCGGCTGGCCTCGGTGCGCTTCAACGACGGGGGCTCCGGCGCCTTCGTCTCCCCCCACGGTCTGGTCATCACCAACCACCACGTGGCCCTGGGCCAGCTCCAGAAGATGTCCACCGCCCAGAAGGACTACGCGAAGGAAGGCTTCCTCGCGCGCCGCCCGGCCGAGGAGCAGCTTTGCCCGGACCTGGAGCTCAACGTCCTGTTCTCGACCCAGGACGTCACGGCCCGGGTCCTCGCCGCCATAGACGCCAAGGCCTCGGATGCCGTCCAGAACACCCAGCGCAAGGCCGAGATGTCCCGCATCGAGAAGGAATCCTTCGACCAGACCAAGCTGCGCTCGGACGTGGTCGAGCTCTACAACGGCGGGCAGTACCAGCTCTACCGCTACAAGAAGTACACGGACGTCCGCCTGGTCATGGCGGCCGAGGTGCAGGCGGCCTTCTACGGGGGCGACTACGACAACTTCGTCTTCCCGCGCCACGACCTGGACATGGCCTTCTTCCGCGTCTATGAGGACGGCAAGCCCGCCGAGTCGCCGGCCTATTTCAAGTGGAGCCGGTCCGGGGCCAAGGACGGCGAGCTGGTGTTCGTGTCCGGGCACCCCGGCTCCACCGACCGCCTCCTGACCGTCAAGCAGCTCGAGTACCAGCGCGACTACGACCTGCCGACCCTCCTCAAGAAGTTCGCCCTGCGGCGCGCAGCCTTGAACGAATACTCGGCCCGGGGCCCGGAGCCGGCGCGGCGGGCCCGCAACAAGATCTTCGGCGTGGAGAACGCAGCCAAGGCCTATACCGGCGAGTTGGCCGGCCTGCAGGACCAGAAGCTCATGGCGGTCAAGAAGGGCGCGGAGGAGTCCCTGCGCGCGGCCGCGGCCTCCAGACCCGAGCTCGCCTTCGCGGCCCAGTCCTGGGAGCGCCTGGCCGCGGTCAAGGACAAGCTCGTGGCGCGTTTCAAGGACCTGCAGTATCGCGGTGCCGCGGACTCCAAGCTCGCGGGCATCGCGGAGCGCATCGTGCGCTACGTCGCCGAGGTGGACAAGCCCAACGACCAGCGCTACCAGGAGTTCCGGGACTCCAACCTCGATTCCCTGCGCTTCCAGCTCTTCTCGCCCGCTCCCGTCTATGCGGACCTCGATGAGGCCCTGCTGGCCATGGACCTCAGGGAGTCCCTGGACCAGCTCGGCGCCGAGCACCCTTACGTCAAAGCGGCCTTGGCCGGCAAGGACCCGCAGACGCGCGCCCAAGAGCTCGTTTCGGGCACGGGCCTGGCGGACCCGGAGCTGCGCAAGAAACTCGTGGCCGGCGGCCGCAAGGCCGTGGCCGCCTCGAAGGACCCCCTGATCGTCTGGGCCCGGACCCTCGACCCGTTATACCGCGAGCTGCGCAAATGGCGCGAGGACGAGGTCGAGAGCGTGGAGGCGCTGGAGGGCAACAAGCTCGCCAAGGCGCGCTTCGCCATCCTGGGCACGTCCACCTACCCGGACGCGACCTTCACCCTGCGGCTCTCCTACGGGAAAGTGGCGGGGTACGGGGAAGGCACCACCCGCGTCCCGTACAAGACCACGTTCCACGGGCTCTACGACCGGGCGGCCTCCTTCGACAACGCGCCGCCCTTCGACCTCTCGCCCTTGGAAGCCGAGCGCAAAGCGGACGTGGACCTGTCCGCGCCGCTGGACTTCGTCACCACCAACGACATCATCGGCGGCAACTCCGGCTCGCCGGTCTTCAACCGGGACGGGGAGTACGTGGGCCTCATCTTCGACAGCAACATCCCCGGCCTGGTGGGGCGCTACGTCTACTCGGACGAGCGGGCCCGGGCCGTGGCCGTGCACTCCTCCGGCATCATCGAGGGACTGCGCAAGGTCTACCGGATGGACTCGCTGGCCGACGAGCTGACCGCGCACTGA
- a CDS encoding translation initiation factor — MSDKIVYSSDQDWGKKSTPRQPEPVRLAFGRGAKGNGVTRVERLIMHPTIKDQLLAQLKKRLGCGGAVKDGVLEFQGDHRDKLEKELVALGYKVRRIG, encoded by the coding sequence ATGAGCGACAAGATCGTCTATTCGTCAGACCAGGACTGGGGCAAGAAGAGCACGCCCCGCCAGCCCGAGCCCGTGCGCCTCGCCTTCGGCCGCGGGGCAAAGGGCAACGGCGTCACCCGCGTGGAGCGCCTGATCATGCACCCCACCATCAAGGACCAGCTCCTGGCCCAGCTCAAGAAGCGCCTGGGCTGCGGCGGCGCGGTCAAGGACGGCGTCCTGGAGTTCCAGGGCGACCACCGCGACAAGCTGGAGAAGGAGCTCGTTGCGCTCGGCTACAAAGTGAGAAGGATCGGATGA
- a CDS encoding alpha/beta hydrolase, whose amino-acid sequence MFGKVQVESVGSLVLKDNPLGDPRLRQVPVYMPPSYAKVRGRRYPVIYCLAGFTGTGRTMTNFHPWRENLPERFDRLIAEGKAKECVLIMPDCFTAFGGSQYLDSSATGRYETHIISELIGFFEDKMTISSKPEGRAVVGKSSGGFGALTLAMRHPDVFGHVASHSGDMLFEACYGPDILRAVTALGRYGGSMERFLKEFRAARDKDGFDHALVNLAGMSACYSPNPKSKTGFDLPCDPRTAEVIPEVWARWKALDPVAAAAKSRANLKKLKTLFFDAGTRDEFHLHLGARKFSQVLKGLGVKHTYEEHGLGHFDLAARWDVSLALLSKRLSADRVL is encoded by the coding sequence GTGTTCGGCAAGGTCCAGGTCGAATCAGTCGGCAGCCTCGTGCTCAAGGACAACCCCCTGGGCGACCCGCGCCTGCGCCAGGTCCCGGTGTACATGCCGCCTTCCTACGCCAAGGTCCGCGGCCGCCGCTATCCGGTCATCTACTGCCTGGCGGGCTTCACGGGCACGGGCCGGACCATGACCAATTTCCATCCTTGGCGGGAGAACCTGCCGGAGCGCTTCGACCGCCTCATCGCCGAGGGCAAAGCCAAGGAATGCGTGCTGATCATGCCGGACTGCTTCACCGCCTTTGGCGGCAGCCAGTACCTGGATTCTTCGGCCACCGGGCGCTACGAGACGCACATCATCTCGGAGCTCATCGGCTTCTTCGAGGACAAGATGACCATCAGCTCCAAGCCCGAGGGCCGGGCCGTGGTCGGAAAATCCTCGGGCGGCTTCGGGGCCTTGACGCTGGCCATGCGGCATCCGGACGTGTTCGGGCATGTCGCCAGCCACAGCGGGGACATGCTCTTCGAGGCCTGCTACGGGCCGGACATCCTCAGAGCCGTCACGGCCCTGGGCCGCTACGGCGGGTCCATGGAGCGCTTCCTCAAGGAGTTCCGCGCCGCGCGCGACAAGGACGGCTTCGACCACGCCTTGGTCAACCTGGCGGGCATGTCCGCCTGCTACTCGCCCAACCCGAAGAGCAAGACCGGGTTCGACCTGCCTTGCGACCCCCGGACCGCCGAGGTCATCCCAGAGGTGTGGGCGCGCTGGAAGGCGCTCGATCCGGTGGCGGCCGCCGCCAAGTCCCGCGCCAACCTCAAGAAGCTCAAGACGCTCTTCTTCGACGCGGGCACGCGCGACGAGTTCCACCTGCACCTGGGCGCGCGCAAGTTCTCCCAAGTCCTCAAGGGCCTCGGCGTGAAGCACACCTACGAGGAGCACGGCCTCGGCCACTTCGACCTGGCCGCGCGCTGGGACGTGTCCTTGGCTCTTCTGTCGAAACGGCTCTCCGCGGACCGGGTACTTTAG
- a CDS encoding N-acetylmuramic acid 6-phosphate etherase yields the protein MPHFSPRVYARLPTERPNPRTRHIDRRSALGIAQAINREDALVAAAVSRQSRAIARGMEMLAGCLRRRGTVVFIGAGTSGRLAVLEAAECPPTYGTTSREIRAVMAGGKSSVFRSKEGAEDDPRAGAKAVSRLGKDDAVVGIAASGVTPFVRAALKAARRQGCGTILVTSNGRPPGNPAELTIAPDVGPEVVAGSTRMKSGTAAKLVLNTLTTGTMILLGKVYDRWMVDLRPTSHKLKLRGERIIAELSKTTPARARGLFRSSGWSVKTAVVMARKELTAPQARKLLACCDGSLRKALEL from the coding sequence ATGCCCCATTTCTCCCCGCGCGTCTACGCCCGGCTGCCCACGGAGCGGCCCAATCCGCGCACGCGGCACATCGACCGCCGCAGCGCCCTGGGCATAGCCCAAGCCATCAACCGGGAAGACGCGCTCGTAGCCGCCGCCGTCAGCCGCCAGAGCCGCGCCATCGCGCGCGGGATGGAGATGCTCGCCGGCTGCCTGCGCCGCCGAGGCACGGTGGTCTTCATCGGCGCCGGCACCAGCGGCCGCCTGGCCGTTTTGGAAGCCGCCGAGTGCCCCCCGACCTACGGCACGACCTCGCGCGAGATCCGGGCCGTGATGGCCGGCGGCAAGAGCTCGGTCTTCCGCTCCAAGGAAGGGGCCGAGGACGACCCCCGAGCCGGAGCCAAGGCCGTCTCCAGGCTGGGCAAGGACGACGCGGTGGTGGGCATCGCCGCCTCCGGGGTCACGCCCTTCGTGCGGGCCGCTTTGAAGGCGGCCCGGCGGCAAGGCTGCGGCACCATCCTCGTCACATCCAACGGCAGGCCGCCGGGCAATCCCGCGGAGCTCACTATCGCGCCCGACGTGGGCCCCGAGGTGGTGGCCGGTTCGACGCGCATGAAGTCCGGCACCGCGGCCAAGCTGGTCTTGAACACCTTGACCACCGGGACCATGATCCTGCTGGGCAAGGTCTACGACCGCTGGATGGTGGACTTGAGGCCCACCTCCCACAAGCTCAAGCTGCGCGGAGAACGCATCATCGCGGAGCTGAGCAAGACCACCCCCGCCCGGGCCCGGGGCCTGTTCAGATCGTCGGGCTGGAGCGTGAAGACCGCGGTGGTCATGGCCCGCAAAGAGCTGACCGCGCCGCAGGCCCGCAAGCTTTTGGCCTGCTGCGACGGTTCTTTGCGCAAGGCTTTGGAGCTGTAA
- a CDS encoding alpha/beta fold hydrolase, whose protein sequence is MRRLLLAALLGAAASAGAAAPAKPLVFPGLLVDVTTRDGWKLKAKYNPPQEGRMSFLLLHGTGGRKEDWYRVGRPLLKRGYGYLAVDLRGHGDSRVGPDGKPAAWLKFIVDKDFNGVKKYNEYLNMVADVEAGVAYLAGQGVPEDRIGLIGADVGSSLALRYAALHPKVPMVAMLSPRMQYQSVTAVNALRAYKDRPLLMMYSEADKSTASGIPILQSFARMSVGERKLTMVLAPTEHGTKMLRGPMIGQLFDWIGSPVKPEVAASSAAAAGVQSSTDTFDEEEGAEPPAPAPDAPPASE, encoded by the coding sequence ATGAGGCGCCTGCTCCTCGCGGCCCTGCTGGGAGCCGCCGCCTCGGCCGGGGCCGCGGCCCCGGCCAAACCCCTGGTCTTCCCCGGGCTGCTCGTAGACGTCACCACCAGGGACGGCTGGAAGCTCAAGGCCAAGTACAACCCGCCCCAGGAAGGCCGCATGAGCTTCCTGCTGCTGCACGGCACGGGAGGCCGCAAGGAAGACTGGTACCGGGTCGGCCGGCCGCTGCTCAAGCGCGGCTACGGCTACCTCGCCGTCGACCTGCGCGGCCACGGCGACAGCCGCGTCGGCCCCGACGGCAAGCCCGCCGCGTGGCTCAAGTTCATCGTGGACAAGGATTTCAACGGCGTCAAGAAATACAACGAGTACCTCAACATGGTGGCGGACGTGGAGGCCGGCGTCGCCTATCTCGCCGGCCAAGGCGTGCCCGAGGACCGGATCGGCCTCATCGGCGCGGACGTGGGCAGCAGCCTGGCCCTGCGCTACGCCGCCCTGCATCCCAAGGTCCCCATGGTCGCCATGCTCTCGCCGCGCATGCAGTATCAGAGCGTCACCGCCGTCAACGCCCTGCGCGCCTACAAGGACCGCCCCCTGCTCATGATGTATTCCGAGGCGGATAAGAGCACGGCCAGCGGCATCCCGATCCTGCAGTCCTTCGCCAGGATGTCCGTCGGGGAGCGCAAGCTGACCATGGTCCTGGCGCCCACCGAGCACGGCACCAAGATGCTGCGCGGCCCGATGATCGGCCAGCTCTTCGACTGGATCGGCAGCCCCGTCAAACCCGAAGTCGCGGCTTCCAGCGCCGCCGCCGCCGGGGTGCAGTCCTCCACGGACACGTTCGATGAGGAGGAAGGCGCCGAGCCGCCCGCGCCGGCCCCGGACGCTCCGCCCGCCTCCGAATAA